A region of the Bacteroidota bacterium genome:
CATGAGGACAATGCCCGGATTTATTCGGATGTGTTCTTTTTCACCATAGATAAACGGATTGCCCTGGAAGTGCAGAAAATATTTGATTTCTTTGAAAACATTTACAAAAACTACACTTACCGCCACCTTCTGGTATCGCCCCTGTACATGAGAAAGCGTCTGGTCAAACTGATTGACAATGAAATAAAGAATGCAACAGCCAAACGTCCCGCATACATCATTCTGAAAATCAACAATCTGGTTGATAGTGATATGATTAAAAAACTTTATCAGGCCAATAATGCAGGCGTAAAAATCAAATTGATTGTCAGAGGGATTTGTTCGTTGATACCCGGGATTCCGGGGATGAGCGAGAATATTGAAGCCATCAGCATTGTGGATCGTTTCCTGGAACATTCCAGGATCTTTGTATTCTGCAACAACAATAAAGAGTTGTATTATATTTCTTCAGCCGATTGGATGACCCGTAACCTGGATCACCGGATTGAAGTTGCCTGCCCGATTTATGATAAGGATATGCAAAAGGAACTGCGTACAATTATTGATACTCAATTGAGGGATAATGTAAAAGCCAGGATTATCGACAAGGAACAGAATAATGAATATAAAAGTGATAATTCAGGGAAACATGTTCGTTCTCAAATTGAACTTTATAATTATTATAAAAATTTAAGCTAATTTTGCATCTTTTAAGTTTTTGACTAAAAGAGGGAATAAGGCATGTCATTGATCTTTGAGGGTAAACGGGTAGCTTTCTATACCTTAGGGTGTAAGTTGAATTTTTCAGAAACATCTGCGCTGACGCGTAAATTTGAAGACTTAGGATTCCGGAAAGTTGAATTTAGTTCTTTAGCTGATGTTTATGTGATCAATACCTGTACGGTGACCGAGCATGCTGATAAGAAATGCAGAAATGCCATATACCGGGCCGTAAAGACTAATCCCGGCTCTTTTGTTGCCGTTATTGGATGTTATTCTCAGCTTAAGGCAGATGAAATCAGCAAAATTCCCGGAGTGTCCCTGGTTTTGGGCTCTGCCAACAAACTGGATATTTCCCATTTTGTTGAAAATTTTTCCAGAAAAGGGCAGGCTACCATTTGTCAGGAAACTGCGAATGAGGAAGCGGAATGTTTTTCGGCTTATTCATCGGGTGATAGAACCCGTTCCTTTCTTAAAATCCAGGATGGTTGTGATTTCCATTGTTCCTATTGTACGGTTTGCATAGCCAGGGGAAAAAGCAGGAATATGCCCATCAGCCAGGTGGTGAAAGAAGCAAATGAAATAGCTGCAAAAGGAATAAAAGAAATTGTACTGGCCGGGGTCAATCTCGGCGATTTCGGTAAATCTACAGGGGAAACATTTTTTCAACTGATACAGGCGCTGGACGAGGTTGATGGCATTGAACGTTACCGCATATCTTCAATTGAACCTAATTTGTTGACCCCGGAAATTATCCGGTTCGTTGCTGATTCCAAAAAGTTTCTGCCCCATTTTCATATTCCCCTGCAGTCGGGTTGTGACCGGATACTTGCTTTGATGCGCCGCCGTTACAATACAGCCTTTTACCGCCGTAAGATAGAGGAAATAAAGGCAGTGATGCCTGATGCGGGAATTGGTATGGATGTCATTGTGGGTTTCCCGGGCGAAACCGATGAGGATTTTAAGGTTACCTATAATTTTATCAAAAGCCTGAATATTTCTTATTTACATGTTTTCCCGTATTCTATTAGGGAGAATACGCCGGCTGCATCTTATGCGGACCAGGTTCCTTACAAAGTTAAAGACGAAAGGAATAAGAAACTTCATGAACTGTCAGAACAGAAACGGCATGATTTCTACCTGAAGAATTTAGGAACCGGGCAAAAAGTTTTATTCGAAGGGCAAAGGACCAAAGGGAAGATACATGGTTTTACAGCCAATTACATTAAGGTTGAAGCACCTTATGATGCCAAACTTGCAGGCAAAATTTTTATGGTAAAACTAAAAGAAATATCCTCTGAAGGTGATGTCATCTTTGAACAGTTTGTTCCTGAGCCTCAGAAATTATAATATAACCGGGGTATCAGCCCTGATTTGAGCCAGCTGTCCTGGGTATTTATTCGTTTCAGGGTTCAATTTATTGGAAAAAACCACTACGTTTGTAAAAAATTCTTTTAGAATGGAATATGAATTAATTTGTGCCAAAACAAAACAACTTGTTTGGGAAACCGGAAATTTTATCCGGAACGAAGTAAGCAGACTGACCTCAGATAAGATCCAAAGCAAAGGTAAAAACGATTTTGTTACTTATGTAGATAAAACATCTGAGAAAAAACTGGTTGCAGGCCTGCAGGATATCCTGCCTGAAGCCGGTTTCATAACAGAAGAACATACCATCAACAAAAAGGGTGAGGTTTATAATTGGGTGATTGACCCCCTTGATGGTACCACCAATTTTATTCATGGCGTACCTCCTTATGCCATTAGTGTTGCCTTGATGGAGAACGATCAGGTGGTCATTGGTGTGGTATATGAAGTCAACATGGATGAATGTTTTTATGCCTGGAAAGGCAGCAAGGCTTTTTTAAATGGTGAGGAAATTCATACTTCTGCCAAGGAAAAGGTTGCGGATTCTCTTATTGCAACGGGATTTCCATATTACACTTTCAACAGAATGAAGCCCTATATGGAAACTCTTGAAGATTTGATGAAAAATTCTCATGGAGTGCGCCGTATGGGATCTGCAGCTACAGATTTGGCTTATGTAGCCTGCGGCCGTTACGATGCTTTCTATGAATATGGCCTTCATCCCTGGGATGTGGCTGCAGGAGTTTTGATTGTTCAACAGGCTGGTGGAATGCTGGGCGATTTTAAAGGGGGCCATGATTATATTTTCGGAAAAGAAATGATAGCGGCCAATTCGCTGGTATTTAGCGAATTTAGACAGATTGTGGGCTCTTATTTTTCAAAATAGTTATTTAAAATGAGGAATTTGGGCTCCTATATTTTATATGCTTTTAACTGGCTGTTGGCTTTGCTTCCATTGCGTTTGCTTTATATTGTTTCGGATGGTTTGTACCCTTTAATTTATTATGTTGTCCGTTACCGGAAGAAAGTAGTTCTCGATAACCTTCACCATGCTTTTCCCGAGAAGGATGAGAAGGAAATAATCCGGATAGCTAAAAATTTTTACAAACATCTTTGCGATGTGTTTGTTGAAAATGTAAAAATTTTGGGCATGAGCCGGGATGAGATGATGCGAAGAGTAACTTATCCCAATATAAAGTTGTTTAACGATTTATACGAACAGGGGAAAAGCATTGTTTGTATCATGGGGCATTATGCCAACTGGGAGATGTTTATTGGTTTCCCCTTGGTTGACAAGCATAAAACGCTTGCGGTATATAAACCATTGAACAATGAGACTTACAATAATTTAATGATCAAATCAAGGAGCCGTTTTGGTACCATTCCGGTTCCCATGCACAGAACATACAGGGAGGTAGCCCAAGCCCTACACGAAAAGAAACCTTTTTTATTGGCTTTGTTATCGGACCAGCGTCCCATGAAAAACGAAATTCAATACTGGACCAATTTTTTGAACCAGGAGGCTCCGATATACCTCGGGCCTGAGAAGATTGCAAGAAAAACCAACCAGGTTGTATGTTTTGCCAAGATGAAGAAAGTAAAAAGGGGATATTATCAGGTTGAACTTGTAAAACTTTTTGATGATCCATCTTCGACACAACCTTATGAAATAACTCAAAAGCATGTTGAAGTGCTTGAGCAGATGATCCGGGAAAAGCCCGAATACTGGTTGTGGTCGCACAAGCGATGGAAATATAAACGAAGTGACTTATGATCAAGATAGCTGTTGTTATTCTTAACTGGAATGGAAAACATTTTCTCGAAAAGTTTCTGCCATCGTTAATTAAATATACAGATACTTCGAAAGCCGAAATTGTTGTTGCAGATAGTGCATCAACTGACGAATCCATGAATTTTATCCGGCTGAATTATCCCGGGATACGGACTCTTCAGCTTGATAAAAATTATGGTTTTGCAGGTGGATATAATAAAGCACTTGCCCAGATCGAGGCCGAATATTATGTACTTTTAAATTCTGATATTGAAGTCACTTCCGGCTGGCTTGATCCCCTTGAGGAATTTATGGATGCAGACCAGTCTGTAGCCGCCTGTATGCCCAAAATCAAAGATTATAACCATCCCCTGCGTTTTGAATATGCCGGGGCTGCCGGGGGATTTTTGGATATCTTAGGTTATAGTTTTTGCAGGGGCAGGATATATGATACGGTTGAGGAAGACAAAGGACAGTATGATTACAGTTCGGAGGTGTTTTGGGCAACAGGTGCCTGTCTGTTTATCAGGGCCCGGCTATTCAATCAGTCCGGAGGATTAGATGAACGTTTTTTTGCCCACATGGAAGAAATTGACTTGTGCTGGCGTCTTAAGAAAATGGGCTTTAAAATTATGTACATTCCTCAATCAACAGTTTATCATGTGGGAGGAGGGACCTTACCTCAAACGAATCCTTTTAAAACATACCTGAATTTTAGAAACAACCTTTTTCTGTTATATAAGAATCTTCCAACTATCCGGCTGGTCATTACTTTAGTGGCTCGCATGGCGTTGGATGGTTTGTCTGTTATAAAATTCCTTTTGAGCAGGCATTACAGGGATGCTTTAGCCGTTTTAAAAGCACATTTGTCCTTCTACGCTGCACTTTCTTATTTACGTAAGGCCAGAAGGCATACAAATTCTATTTCAGTTTGTGGTGGAAATGGCCAGACTTATAAAAACAGTATCGTCTTCAATTATTTTATCCTAAAACGTAGAACATTTAATAAAATAGGTTTCATAAGAAAATAATTAATTTTTTAAGGACAAATGAAACTCCATGTTTGCTATTTCCATCAGTGTTTTGGGTTTATTCGCAAACATGTTCGTTTCATACGTAAATAATTGATTTTAAAATGTCGTATGTAACTCCATGTTTGCTATTTTCATTGGTGTTTGTGTTTTATTCGCAAACATGTTCGTTTCAAAAGTTAAAAAAAGGTTGAGAAGATAATTCTTCTATTCTTTTATCTACCTTTGTATTGGTGAAATCAATTTAAATTTTGTTTAATGCAGGAAATTCAAAAATATACACTTCAAGCTTTACTTAAAAGCAGTGCTGAGTGTTTTGGCGATAAAACTGCTTTATCGTTTATTGATATTCAGGGCTATACATATCGGGATCTGTATGTCAAAGCAAGAGAATTGTCATTTTTCCTTCATTGCAGCGGTATTGAAAAAGGGGATAAGGTTGCTGTTTTCAGCGAGAACAATCCGAATTGGGGATTGGCCTATTTCTCCATCGCCTGGATGGGGGCTGTAAATGTACCTATATTGCCTGATTTCACGGAGATAGAAGTAAAGAATATTCTTGAACATTCCGAAACTAAAGCAATATTTGTTTCTAAAAAGTTGATGGCCCGTTGTAACCTGGAAACCTTTCAGGACAAGTTTTTGATCATAGTGCTTGATGATTTTAGTCTGCCCTTTGATACGGAGCATCAGACCATAGAAAGATTTCTGCGGGAACGTTTAGAGGAAGCCTTGCATTTTGAACCGCTGCAGGTTGAAGATGATGACCTGGCAGCTATTATTTACACTTCGGGGACTACCGGGAAATCCAAAGGGGTAATGCTTTCAAATAAGAATCTGATTTTTGATGTTATCCAATCACTTACCCTGGTCAATATAAATTCTGAGGATCGTTTTCTCTCTATTTTACCCTTGTCACATACTTACGAATGTTCTTTGGGCTTGATACTGCCTGTGATGCAGGGATCTACAGTTTATTATCTCGATAAGCCGCCTTCGGCCAGTTATCTGTTGCCTGCCATACAAAAGGTAAAGCCTACTGCAATGTTGACGGTTCCCTTGATTATGGAAAAGATTTATAAGTCGCAGATATTGCCTAAATTTACTGGTAACAAAGTGACCAAGATGATTTATTCTGTTCCTTTGTTACGGAAATTACTCAACCGCCTGGTAGGAATGAAATTGTACAAAATATTTGGCGGTTGCATCCGGTTTTATGGCATTGGCGGTGCCCCCTTATCTCCGGAGGTGGAACGTTTTCTGCATGAAGCCCGTTTCCCTTATGCCATTGGCTATGGCCTGACGGAGACTTCGCCCATGATTGCTGGATGTTCGCCGGCTGAAACCAAGCTCTATTCCACCGGGTATGTAATGAAAGATGTTGAAGTAAAAATCGACAATCCCAATCCTGAAACTGGCGAAGGGGAGATTCTTGTCCGCGGACATAATGTGATGAAAGGATATTTTAAGGATAAGTTGCTTACGTTAAATGCATTTACCCATGATGGTTGGTTCAGAACCGGCGATTTGGGCGTATTTGATAAAGACAGATATCTTTTTATCAAGGGAAGGCTTAAGAATATGATCCTGGGCCCCAGCGGCGAAAATATTTATCCTGAAGAAATTGAAGCCATCATCAATAAAATTGAAGGGGTAGTAGAATCTGTGGTTTATGAAAAGAAGGGAAGGCTTATCGCTAAGGTGCACGTCAATTATGATGAACTGGAAGAGAGCTATAATAATCTGAAACAGTCGGCTATCAATTGGCAGAACCAGATGCAGTCAAAAATCAGCGACATGATGGTTGAAATCCAGGAAAAAGTAAACAAGCAGGTTAGCAAATTTTCGCGGTTGAGCCTGGTTGTTGAACAGGTTGAACCTTTTGAGAAAACACCAACCCAGAAAATCAAACGATATTTATACATCGACTGATTTTCTGAGCAGTATAAAATTTATTTATAAGTATTGAGCCGTTTTTTCAAGATGTATCCCGTGTGATCCTTTTATCAATATTAAGGAGGATTGGATGGGATGAAGTTTGAGGTATTCATTGAATTCTTCGACACTCTCAAATGCCGGGTATTTTCCGCCGGCCAGTACCTTGCAAAACAAAGTTCCTACAAAAAATGCCTGTTTTATTCCTGCCTGTTCTGTAAGAGAGAGAATCTTTTTATGTTCTTCTTCCGTGGTAGGGCCTAGTTCAAGCATATCGCCCAATATTACTGTTTTATTTTCAGCGGCCATCAGGGCGAAATTTTTCAGGGCAGCTTCCATGCTTGAGGGATTGGCATTATACAAATCCAGCAGAAGTTGATTATGTTCTGTTTTAACCAATTGCGAACGGCTGTTATCGGGCTGATATTCTTCCAATGCTTTTTTTATTTCATCCCTTTGCACCCCAAAGTAGATCCCGATACATGCAGCAGCCATGGCATTGTCAAAATTATAGCTGCCAACAAGTTGTGTATGTATCTTGCTGTTGGTCTCTTTGGTAGGTTGAAAGGACTGGTAATATACGATTAATTCGAGAAAAGGATTTGAACCGACAAACTCTCCACGGGTAATTGCCTCAACCGAAACCCCGTACATAATTGAATTGCAGTGGGCCGGAATGATATTACGTAAAATAGGATTATCGGCATTAACAAAAATGGTTCCTTTGTTTTTTTGAATATAGTCGTAGAGGGCCTTTTTGGTCTGGATTACCCCTTCGAGTGAACCGAACCCTTCAAGATGTGCTTTGCCGATATTCGTGATCAAGCCATAATTGGGCTGGGATATTTGGCATAAATCGGCAATTTCTCCGGGATGGTTTGCACCCATTTCAACTATGGCAATTTCCGTATCTTTATCAATAGAAAGAAGTGTTAAAGGAACCCCAATATGGTTGTTGAAATTACCTTTTGTAGAAACAACTTTGAACTTCCTTCCCAGGACAGCAGTAATTAATTCTTTTGTGGTTGTTTTTCCATTAGTACCCGTTATCCCTATAATGGGGATATTAAGTTGCCGGCGGTGATATTGGGCTAATTCCTGCAATGATTTTAAGACATCGTCAACAAGAATGTAGTGCGAATCCAGAGCATATCCGGGTTCATCCACCACCGCATAAGCGCAACCGGATTCCAGGGCCTTGGCGGCATATTTGTTTCCATCGAAATTTGCACCCTTAAGGGCAAAAAAGATGGAATTTTTTACAACATTTCTTGAGTCAGTCGAAATTTGAGGGAAGCGGGTATAAATATCATATAATTCTTTACCATTCATTTTTTCTCAGTTGAGGGAAATTGATTAATCTGTTTACACTTGCAAAGTTTCACAAAAAAAATCCAATATGCAATTTTATCATAGCCATATTAAAGAAAAAGCCTCATTGTATGAATGAGGCTTTTTCTTTAATTATATAGTTGTTTAACTATTATCTGTTTCCTGCAGGACTGCCTACGCGGGTCATTGCGCAGCGGAACCCTAAATCATCCCTTGATTTGGTCTCTTCAAGGTAACGGCGTGTACCAGGACTTAACCAGTAAACTCTGTCTTTCCATGAACCCCCTTTATATACCCTTACATTATCATTGATCTGGGATGTTCTGTCTCCTTCTTTCTGGGAGTACATTCTGTTGGAACCTGGGCCTTTGTCAGCATCTTCTGTGGAATATTCAACGCTTGAAGCGTAATCGCCGTCTTTGTAATTGCGATAATCTGCTTTGGAGAAGTTGTCATATTTTGCAGCTTCGCTTTCCTTAATATTACGCCATTTTAAATGACCGAAACTATCTTTCTGTGCTATATTTCCT
Encoded here:
- a CDS encoding polyphosphate kinase 1, with product HEDNARIYSDVFFFTIDKRIALEVQKIFDFFENIYKNYTYRHLLVSPLYMRKRLVKLIDNEIKNATAKRPAYIILKINNLVDSDMIKKLYQANNAGVKIKLIVRGICSLIPGIPGMSENIEAISIVDRFLEHSRIFVFCNNNKELYYISSADWMTRNLDHRIEVACPIYDKDMQKELRTIIDTQLRDNVKARIIDKEQNNEYKSDNSGKHVRSQIELYNYYKNLS
- the mtaB gene encoding tRNA (N(6)-L-threonylcarbamoyladenosine(37)-C(2))-methylthiotransferase MtaB, giving the protein MSLIFEGKRVAFYTLGCKLNFSETSALTRKFEDLGFRKVEFSSLADVYVINTCTVTEHADKKCRNAIYRAVKTNPGSFVAVIGCYSQLKADEISKIPGVSLVLGSANKLDISHFVENFSRKGQATICQETANEEAECFSAYSSGDRTRSFLKIQDGCDFHCSYCTVCIARGKSRNMPISQVVKEANEIAAKGIKEIVLAGVNLGDFGKSTGETFFQLIQALDEVDGIERYRISSIEPNLLTPEIIRFVADSKKFLPHFHIPLQSGCDRILALMRRRYNTAFYRRKIEEIKAVMPDAGIGMDVIVGFPGETDEDFKVTYNFIKSLNISYLHVFPYSIRENTPAASYADQVPYKVKDERNKKLHELSEQKRHDFYLKNLGTGQKVLFEGQRTKGKIHGFTANYIKVEAPYDAKLAGKIFMVKLKEISSEGDVIFEQFVPEPQKL
- a CDS encoding inositol monophosphatase family protein, which translates into the protein MEYELICAKTKQLVWETGNFIRNEVSRLTSDKIQSKGKNDFVTYVDKTSEKKLVAGLQDILPEAGFITEEHTINKKGEVYNWVIDPLDGTTNFIHGVPPYAISVALMENDQVVIGVVYEVNMDECFYAWKGSKAFLNGEEIHTSAKEKVADSLIATGFPYYTFNRMKPYMETLEDLMKNSHGVRRMGSAATDLAYVACGRYDAFYEYGLHPWDVAAGVLIVQQAGGMLGDFKGGHDYIFGKEMIAANSLVFSEFRQIVGSYFSK
- a CDS encoding lysophospholipid acyltransferase family protein gives rise to the protein MRNLGSYILYAFNWLLALLPLRLLYIVSDGLYPLIYYVVRYRKKVVLDNLHHAFPEKDEKEIIRIAKNFYKHLCDVFVENVKILGMSRDEMMRRVTYPNIKLFNDLYEQGKSIVCIMGHYANWEMFIGFPLVDKHKTLAVYKPLNNETYNNLMIKSRSRFGTIPVPMHRTYREVAQALHEKKPFLLALLSDQRPMKNEIQYWTNFLNQEAPIYLGPEKIARKTNQVVCFAKMKKVKRGYYQVELVKLFDDPSSTQPYEITQKHVEVLEQMIREKPEYWLWSHKRWKYKRSDL
- a CDS encoding glycosyltransferase family 2 protein — encoded protein: MIKIAVVILNWNGKHFLEKFLPSLIKYTDTSKAEIVVADSASTDESMNFIRLNYPGIRTLQLDKNYGFAGGYNKALAQIEAEYYVLLNSDIEVTSGWLDPLEEFMDADQSVAACMPKIKDYNHPLRFEYAGAAGGFLDILGYSFCRGRIYDTVEEDKGQYDYSSEVFWATGACLFIRARLFNQSGGLDERFFAHMEEIDLCWRLKKMGFKIMYIPQSTVYHVGGGTLPQTNPFKTYLNFRNNLFLLYKNLPTIRLVITLVARMALDGLSVIKFLLSRHYRDALAVLKAHLSFYAALSYLRKARRHTNSISVCGGNGQTYKNSIVFNYFILKRRTFNKIGFIRK
- a CDS encoding AMP-binding protein, giving the protein MQEIQKYTLQALLKSSAECFGDKTALSFIDIQGYTYRDLYVKARELSFFLHCSGIEKGDKVAVFSENNPNWGLAYFSIAWMGAVNVPILPDFTEIEVKNILEHSETKAIFVSKKLMARCNLETFQDKFLIIVLDDFSLPFDTEHQTIERFLRERLEEALHFEPLQVEDDDLAAIIYTSGTTGKSKGVMLSNKNLIFDVIQSLTLVNINSEDRFLSILPLSHTYECSLGLILPVMQGSTVYYLDKPPSASYLLPAIQKVKPTAMLTVPLIMEKIYKSQILPKFTGNKVTKMIYSVPLLRKLLNRLVGMKLYKIFGGCIRFYGIGGAPLSPEVERFLHEARFPYAIGYGLTETSPMIAGCSPAETKLYSTGYVMKDVEVKIDNPNPETGEGEILVRGHNVMKGYFKDKLLTLNAFTHDGWFRTGDLGVFDKDRYLFIKGRLKNMILGPSGENIYPEEIEAIINKIEGVVESVVYEKKGRLIAKVHVNYDELEESYNNLKQSAINWQNQMQSKISDMMVEIQEKVNKQVSKFSRLSLVVEQVEPFEKTPTQKIKRYLYID
- the murF gene encoding UDP-N-acetylmuramoyl-tripeptide--D-alanyl-D-alanine ligase, which gives rise to MNGKELYDIYTRFPQISTDSRNVVKNSIFFALKGANFDGNKYAAKALESGCAYAVVDEPGYALDSHYILVDDVLKSLQELAQYHRRQLNIPIIGITGTNGKTTTKELITAVLGRKFKVVSTKGNFNNHIGVPLTLLSIDKDTEIAIVEMGANHPGEIADLCQISQPNYGLITNIGKAHLEGFGSLEGVIQTKKALYDYIQKNKGTIFVNADNPILRNIIPAHCNSIMYGVSVEAITRGEFVGSNPFLELIVYYQSFQPTKETNSKIHTQLVGSYNFDNAMAAACIGIYFGVQRDEIKKALEEYQPDNSRSQLVKTEHNQLLLDLYNANPSSMEAALKNFALMAAENKTVILGDMLELGPTTEEEHKKILSLTEQAGIKQAFFVGTLFCKVLAGGKYPAFESVEEFNEYLKLHPIQSSLILIKGSHGIHLEKTAQYL